Below is a genomic region from Pseudomonas sp. JQ170C.
CCGACCAGCAGCTTGGCGCCGTCACTGTGGCCAGCGTCGATGTACGACAGCACGGTGTTCATCTGCTGGGTATCGACCAGCGCACCCACGGTGGTAGCCGGGTCCAGCGGGTTGCCAGGCTTCCAGGCCTTGAGGGCTTCGAGTACCAGGGGCAGGAACTTGTCTTTGATCGAACGCTCCACCAGCAGGCGCGAACCTGCGGTGCACACTTCGCCCTGGTTGAAGGCGATGGCGCTGGCGGCAGCTTCAGCAGCAGCGTTCAGGTCCGGTGCGTCGGCGAAGACGATGTTCGGGCTCTTGCCGCCGGCTTCCAGCCAGACGCGCTTCATGTTCGACTCACCGGCATAAATCATCAGCTGCTTGGCGATCTTGGTCGAACCGGTGAACACCAGGGTGTCCACGTCCATGTGCAGGGCCAGGGCCTTGCCGACGGTGTGACCGTAGCCTGGCAATACGTTGAGTACGCCTGCAGGAATACCGGCTTCGATGGCGAGCTGGGCAATACGGATGGCCGTCAGCGGCGACTTTTCCGAAGGCTTGAGCACCACCGAGTTACCGGTGGCCAGGGCCGGGCCGAGTTTCCAGCAGGCCATCAGCAGCGGGAAGTTCCACGGCACGATAGCGGCAACAACGCCCACCGGCTCACGGGTAACCAGACCCAGTTGGTCATGTGGGGTCGCCGCGACTTCGTCGTAGATCTTGTCGATGGCTTCGCCGTTCCAGCTTAGCGCCTGGGCCGCGCCTGGAACGTCGATGTTCAGCGAATCATTGATCGGCTTGCCCATGTCCAGGGTTTCCAGCAGGGCCAGCTCCTCGACGTTTGCGTTGAGCAGGGCGGCAAAGCGGATCATGGTGGCTTTGCGCTTGGCCGGGGCCAGGCGCGACCAGACGCCGGAGGCGAAGGTGGCGCGGGCGTTCTCGACGGCACGCTGGGCGTCGGCGTCGTCACAGCTGGCAACCTGGGACAGCAGGCGGCCATCGACCGGGCTGAGGCACTCGAAGGTCGCGCCGGAAACGGCGGCGGTGTATTCACCGTTTATGAAGGCACGGCCTTCGATCTTCAGTTGCTGGGCACGCTGTTCCCAGTCCGCACGAGTCAGGGTGGTCATACGAAACTCCTCCTCTTGTATTAAGGTGCAGTGCCGCACGAGGGATCAGGGCACTGTCAAAAATTCTGGCTTGGCGAGCTACGCGCACAGGCACCTGCCACCCTAAACCACTGGCGACCCAATTATCAATATATTTGACATAATCAGCCCAAACGCCTACTGATGTTCATTTTATTAAACAAACAAGAGAGCTAGCCATGCGCATTGACCAGATCATCGACTTCGCCCAGGCCCTCACCACGGCCGAGCGCTATCGTCCGGCCGCTGAAAAAGTGCTCAAGGGCGACCCTGAGCAGGCCGTCTACAACCACTATTCCAGCCCGTGCGAGCAGTTTGCGGCGGGCGTCT
It encodes:
- a CDS encoding aldehyde dehydrogenase — its product is MTTLTRADWEQRAQQLKIEGRAFINGEYTAAVSGATFECLSPVDGRLLSQVASCDDADAQRAVENARATFASGVWSRLAPAKRKATMIRFAALLNANVEELALLETLDMGKPINDSLNIDVPGAAQALSWNGEAIDKIYDEVAATPHDQLGLVTREPVGVVAAIVPWNFPLLMACWKLGPALATGNSVVLKPSEKSPLTAIRIAQLAIEAGIPAGVLNVLPGYGHTVGKALALHMDVDTLVFTGSTKIAKQLMIYAGESNMKRVWLEAGGKSPNIVFADAPDLNAAAEAAASAIAFNQGEVCTAGSRLLVERSIKDKFLPLVLEALKAWKPGNPLDPATTVGALVDTQQMNTVLSYIDAGHSDGAKLLVGGKRILEETGGTYVEPTIFDGVTNAMKIAQEEIFGPVLSVITFDTVEEAINIANDTPYGLAAGVWTADISKAHLTAKALRAGSVWVNQYDGGDMTAPFGGFKQSGNGRDKSLHALDKYTELKATWIKL